Proteins encoded by one window of Halosolutus amylolyticus:
- a CDS encoding archaea-specific SMC-related protein — MTWDIDIENIAGIYEGSARLEPGLNAVKGSNWQGKSSFIEALKTALGTATTLTEGKDRGRVHLQTPEKTVDVELRRSNGVVNAEGTPYLESEYDVARTALFACLGEGNEVRRAVRAGENLEDVLLRPLDFQNIDAQIADRKRERERIDSELAQAREARKRLPAIQERVTQLERDVEDLRDRREELADAAGDVDDQSDSVQGELSQAQSERSQAKNKLERLTQTIDRIETRLEDRRAELDDIEIEDDDTVESELEAARENRQEAKRVLEVLQTVYSANEMVLEENRIDLITDVNRELTGDAVVCWTCGTDVDRADLEDRLDALGEKITEKRTQLETHRDRVEELEARREERAQARRRKRDLETEIEDLEEKLADRRQSLAETRDRFERADERVERLSETVDEQVDRLTDVESEIKYREAELEDARNELEELESRADQIEVLEDERAAIREEIEDLRNRKQEIKQQARDEFSDSIREISERFETGFESAHLTGDFDLVVAREGREADLDALSEGELELIGFIAALAGYESFDVDEAVPIMLVDGVGSLADENLRTLVEYLDERTEYLVFTTYPEHTTGDGRTIDPTAWSVASRESIDAD, encoded by the coding sequence ATGACCTGGGACATCGACATCGAGAACATCGCCGGCATCTACGAGGGCAGCGCACGACTCGAACCGGGACTGAACGCGGTCAAGGGATCGAACTGGCAGGGGAAATCGAGTTTCATCGAGGCACTCAAGACCGCCCTCGGAACGGCGACGACGCTCACGGAAGGGAAAGACCGCGGGCGCGTCCATCTTCAGACCCCCGAAAAGACCGTCGACGTCGAACTCCGCCGGTCGAACGGCGTCGTGAACGCCGAGGGCACGCCGTACCTCGAGTCCGAGTACGACGTCGCCCGGACCGCGCTGTTCGCCTGTCTCGGCGAGGGAAACGAGGTGCGCCGGGCCGTTCGAGCGGGGGAGAACCTGGAAGACGTGTTGCTACGGCCGCTCGACTTCCAGAACATCGACGCACAGATCGCAGACCGCAAGCGCGAGCGCGAGCGGATCGACTCCGAACTGGCACAGGCCAGGGAGGCGCGCAAACGACTCCCCGCGATCCAGGAGCGCGTAACCCAACTCGAGCGCGACGTCGAGGATCTCCGCGATCGCCGCGAGGAACTGGCGGACGCCGCCGGCGACGTAGACGACCAATCCGATTCGGTCCAGGGCGAGTTGAGCCAGGCCCAGTCGGAACGCAGTCAGGCGAAGAACAAACTCGAACGGCTCACGCAGACGATCGACCGCATCGAAACGCGGCTCGAGGATCGTCGCGCGGAACTCGACGACATCGAGATCGAGGACGACGATACCGTCGAGTCCGAACTCGAGGCGGCCCGCGAGAACCGCCAGGAGGCAAAGCGGGTCCTGGAGGTGTTGCAAACCGTCTACTCGGCCAACGAGATGGTCCTCGAGGAGAACCGGATCGACCTCATCACCGACGTCAACCGGGAACTCACCGGTGACGCCGTCGTCTGCTGGACCTGCGGGACGGACGTGGACCGGGCGGACCTCGAGGACCGACTGGACGCGCTCGGGGAGAAGATCACCGAGAAGCGAACCCAGCTGGAGACCCACCGTGACCGGGTGGAGGAACTCGAGGCGCGACGGGAGGAACGCGCCCAGGCGCGGCGGCGGAAACGGGACCTGGAGACCGAGATCGAGGACCTCGAAGAGAAACTCGCCGATCGGCGACAGAGCCTCGCGGAGACCCGGGACCGCTTCGAGCGCGCGGACGAGCGCGTCGAGCGGCTCAGCGAGACGGTCGACGAGCAGGTCGATCGGCTCACCGACGTCGAAAGCGAGATCAAGTACCGGGAGGCGGAACTGGAAGACGCGCGGAACGAACTCGAGGAACTCGAATCCCGGGCCGACCAGATCGAGGTGCTGGAAGACGAGCGGGCGGCGATCCGGGAGGAGATCGAGGACCTCCGCAACCGCAAACAGGAGATCAAACAGCAGGCACGCGACGAGTTCAGCGACTCGATCCGGGAGATCAGCGAGCGCTTCGAAACCGGGTTCGAGTCGGCGCACCTGACCGGCGACTTCGACCTCGTGGTGGCCCGCGAGGGGCGCGAAGCGGACCTCGACGCGCTCAGCGAAGGGGAACTCGAACTGATCGGGTTCATCGCCGCACTCGCGGGGTACGAGTCGTTCGACGTCGACGAAGCCGTGCCGATCATGCTCGTCGACGGCGTCGGGAGCCTCGCGGACGAGAACCTGCGGACGCTCGTCGAGTACCTGGACGAACGGACGGAGTACCTCGTGTTCACCACCTATCCGGAACACACGACCGGCGACGGGCGGACGATCGATCCGACGGCGTGGTCGGTCGCGAGTCGCGAGTCGATCGACGCGGACTGA
- the thrC gene encoding threonine synthase: MAIDHVTTLECTICGREYDPDQVIYTCPEEDGVSGILEVKYDYDVIHDNFDADLDGTIDSQWKYEAFLPVDDEADVVTLNEGGTDLFDAPNLSEELGVETLVKDDGRNPTGCFKDRASSVAVTKAKHAGRDIITCASTGNAAASLSGYAARGGLDCRIFVPGDAPAGKLAQPLVYGADVLAVEGSYDEAYDLSVEVTDEYGWYNRNAAINPFQVEGKRTVGHELAEQSRVRGEIPDWVVFSMGDGCTIAGAWKGFREFYDLDYVEDTPRMLGVQAEGASAIHDAFHDHDDVDDIADTLADSIAVGRPRNTIKACRALEESGGTSLLVEDEEILEAEKLLGSTEGIYTEPAGATPLAGVRRAIEEGIIDTGETVVVNSTGFGLKDTESAKRATGDVMRIDPDIAEVQQRYDVPESAAADD, from the coding sequence ATGGCGATAGACCACGTTACCACACTCGAGTGTACCATTTGCGGGCGAGAGTACGATCCGGACCAGGTCATCTACACCTGTCCGGAAGAGGACGGCGTTTCGGGCATTCTCGAAGTGAAGTACGATTACGACGTCATCCACGACAACTTCGACGCCGACCTCGACGGCACGATCGACAGCCAGTGGAAGTACGAGGCGTTCCTCCCCGTCGACGACGAGGCCGACGTCGTGACGCTCAACGAGGGCGGGACGGACCTCTTCGACGCCCCCAATCTCAGCGAGGAACTCGGGGTCGAGACGCTCGTCAAGGACGACGGCCGGAACCCGACCGGCTGTTTCAAGGACCGCGCGAGTTCCGTCGCGGTGACGAAAGCGAAACACGCCGGGCGAGATATCATCACCTGCGCCTCGACCGGCAACGCCGCGGCCTCGCTGTCGGGGTACGCCGCCCGCGGCGGGCTGGACTGCCGGATCTTCGTCCCCGGCGACGCTCCCGCCGGAAAGCTCGCCCAGCCGCTCGTCTACGGCGCGGACGTGCTGGCAGTCGAGGGTTCTTACGACGAGGCCTACGACCTGAGCGTCGAGGTCACCGACGAGTACGGCTGGTACAACCGCAACGCCGCGATCAACCCCTTCCAGGTCGAGGGCAAACGCACCGTCGGCCACGAACTCGCCGAACAGTCGAGGGTCCGCGGCGAGATTCCGGACTGGGTCGTCTTCTCGATGGGCGACGGCTGTACGATCGCCGGCGCCTGGAAAGGGTTCCGCGAGTTCTACGACCTCGATTACGTCGAGGACACGCCCAGGATGCTCGGCGTCCAGGCCGAGGGGGCGTCCGCGATTCACGACGCGTTCCACGATCACGACGACGTCGACGACATCGCCGACACGCTGGCCGACAGCATCGCCGTCGGCCGGCCCCGGAACACGATCAAAGCCTGTCGCGCGTTAGAGGAGAGCGGCGGTACCTCCCTGCTCGTCGAGGACGAGGAGATCCTCGAGGCCGAGAAACTGCTGGGCAGCACCGAGGGGATCTACACGGAACCGGCCGGTGCAACGCCGCTCGCCGGCGTCAGGCGCGCGATCGAGGAGGGGATCATCGACACCGGGGAGACGGTCGTCGTCAACTCCACTGGCTTCGGCCTCAAGGACACCGAGAGCGCGAAACGGGCCACCGGCGACGTGATGCGGATCGACCCGGACATCGCGGAGGTCCAGCAGCGCTACGACGTCCCGGAGTCGGCTGCGGCCGACGACTGA
- a CDS encoding LLM class flavin-dependent oxidoreductase — translation MSYSHEASDGSDRVGLYLQDKHPIRENMELVQYAEEQGFDEVWQAESRLARDAITPMAAYAAVTDDIKIGSGVINNWTRNTALIAQTMSTLEELAGPDRILCGIGAWWDPLAEKVGVDRSDAPRAMRETVEVTKRLLDMENVTYDGEHVNVRDIELDVVHGDAGPRTVPVYVGATGFKMMELTGHFADGALMNYLVSPEYNQKALDALATGADRSDRSLDEIDRPQLIVCSMDHDEEQALDNARELITQYLGQQPHIMKASGVSQDLIDEVGEAIGGWPADKDDIEKGMDLIPDEVVHKLTASGRPEQCREKVREYAENGCLCPILYPLGDDPKLMIDEFADGYR, via the coding sequence ATGAGCTACAGTCACGAGGCAAGCGACGGGAGCGACAGAGTCGGACTCTACCTGCAGGACAAACACCCGATCCGGGAGAACATGGAACTGGTACAGTACGCCGAGGAGCAGGGCTTCGACGAGGTCTGGCAGGCCGAATCCCGCCTCGCCCGGGACGCCATCACCCCCATGGCGGCCTACGCCGCCGTCACCGACGACATCAAAATCGGGTCCGGCGTCATCAACAACTGGACGCGCAACACCGCCCTCATCGCACAGACGATGAGCACCCTCGAGGAACTGGCCGGCCCGGACCGGATCCTCTGTGGGATCGGTGCCTGGTGGGACCCCCTCGCGGAGAAGGTCGGCGTCGATCGATCGGACGCCCCGCGCGCGATGCGCGAGACCGTCGAGGTGACGAAACGGCTGCTCGACATGGAGAACGTGACCTACGACGGCGAACACGTAAACGTCCGCGACATCGAACTCGACGTCGTCCACGGCGACGCCGGGCCCCGCACCGTCCCCGTCTACGTCGGCGCGACCGGGTTCAAGATGATGGAGTTGACCGGCCACTTCGCCGACGGCGCGCTCATGAACTACCTCGTCAGCCCCGAGTACAACCAGAAGGCCCTCGACGCGCTCGCGACCGGCGCGGACCGATCCGATCGCTCGCTCGACGAGATCGATCGCCCGCAACTGATCGTCTGTTCGATGGACCACGACGAGGAGCAGGCCCTGGACAACGCCCGGGAACTCATCACGCAGTATCTCGGCCAGCAACCCCACATCATGAAAGCCAGCGGCGTGAGCCAGGACCTGATCGACGAGGTCGGCGAGGCGATCGGCGGCTGGCCGGCCGACAAGGACGACATCGAAAAGGGGATGGACCTCATCCCGGACGAGGTCGTTCACAAGCTGACAGCCAGCGGCCGCCCCGAGCAGTGTCGCGAGAAGGTCCGGGAGTACGCCGAGAACGGCTGTCTCTGCCCGATCCTCTACCCGCTGGGCGACGATCCGAAGCTCATGATCGACGAGTTCGCGGACGGCTACCGCTGA
- a CDS encoding dihydroorotase — protein sequence MTDCLVENARIVTDAGLQRGSIATEDGSIAAIGPDLSASGADAETVVQADGMVALPGAIDVHTHMHDAGLFPDDIDIGTQTASAVAGGVTTVVELPTQTPVTTPAALREKRARCEDRAHVDFGLVAGNFQDGDVDVEGFLEAGVPEFKTFTAEPYRADDAAILDLMTEVGAAGGTVRVHCESQAILDDARARLDGTDPELYPQSRPLEAELEAIGRVGWLAEYADCPLHVVHISSGSGAAVADRFASRANVPVTLETCPQYLAFSADDVADRGPFLKVNPGLKSPDEVDRLWQAVRDGTIDLVATDHFPTHREDRERGWDDIWVPYAGLPGVETMLEFLVNEGVHEGRLSWPRLLELVCARPAREAGFFPRKGSLAVGTDADLVLLRNEGYEVSAEDLAYNGGWTPFEGRTWNWRVDTVVADGSIAARDHDVLAEPGDGSFLPRGPRVSTG from the coding sequence ATGACGGACTGTCTCGTGGAGAACGCGCGGATCGTAACGGACGCGGGCCTCCAGCGCGGATCGATCGCGACCGAGGACGGGTCGATCGCGGCGATCGGGCCGGACCTGTCTGCGTCCGGGGCCGACGCCGAGACGGTCGTGCAGGCCGACGGGATGGTCGCGCTCCCGGGCGCGATCGACGTGCACACGCACATGCACGACGCGGGCCTGTTCCCGGACGACATCGACATCGGGACACAGACCGCGAGCGCCGTCGCGGGCGGGGTGACGACCGTCGTCGAACTCCCGACGCAGACGCCCGTGACCACGCCCGCCGCGCTCCGGGAGAAACGGGCCCGGTGCGAGGACCGGGCGCACGTCGACTTCGGACTCGTCGCCGGGAACTTCCAGGACGGCGACGTCGACGTCGAGGGGTTCCTCGAGGCCGGCGTACCCGAGTTCAAGACCTTCACGGCGGAGCCGTACCGCGCGGACGACGCGGCGATCCTCGACCTCATGACCGAGGTGGGTGCCGCCGGCGGCACGGTCCGCGTTCACTGCGAGTCGCAGGCGATCCTCGACGACGCGCGAGCGCGACTCGACGGAACCGATCCCGAGCTGTATCCACAGTCGCGCCCGCTCGAGGCCGAACTCGAGGCGATCGGCCGCGTGGGGTGGCTCGCGGAGTACGCGGACTGCCCCCTGCACGTCGTCCACATCTCGAGCGGGAGCGGCGCTGCGGTCGCCGATCGATTCGCCTCCCGCGCGAACGTCCCGGTGACCCTCGAGACGTGTCCGCAGTACCTCGCGTTCTCCGCGGACGACGTCGCGGACAGGGGGCCGTTCCTGAAGGTCAACCCGGGGCTGAAGTCTCCGGACGAGGTCGATCGGCTCTGGCAGGCGGTCCGGGACGGCACGATCGATCTCGTCGCGACGGATCACTTCCCGACCCATCGCGAGGATCGCGAGCGGGGCTGGGACGACATCTGGGTCCCCTACGCGGGCTTGCCGGGCGTCGAGACGATGCTCGAGTTCCTCGTCAACGAAGGTGTTCACGAGGGGCGGCTTTCGTGGCCGCGACTCCTCGAACTCGTCTGTGCCCGGCCCGCACGCGAGGCCGGGTTTTTTCCGCGAAAGGGCTCGCTCGCGGTGGGGACTGACGCCGACCTCGTCCTGCTCCGGAACGAGGGGTACGAGGTCTCGGCGGAGGACCTGGCGTACAACGGCGGGTGGACCCCCTTCGAGGGGCGGACCTGGAACTGGCGGGTCGATACGGTCGTCGCCGACGGATCGATCGCGGCACGCGATCACGACGTGCTCGCGGAACCCGGTGACGGCTCGTTCCTTCCGCGGGGGCCTCGCGTCTCGACCGGGTAA
- a CDS encoding 30S ribosomal protein S17e, whose protein sequence is MLDDSEHIISVGDTLLDRYPDVFSADFEENKYQVEKLTDVESKRVRNRIAGYVTRKRDDAR, encoded by the coding sequence ATGCTCGACGACTCGGAGCACATCATCAGCGTGGGTGACACGCTTCTCGATCGGTATCCGGACGTCTTCTCGGCCGACTTCGAGGAGAACAAGTACCAGGTGGAGAAGCTCACCGACGTCGAATCGAAGCGCGTACGAAATCGGATCGCCGGCTACGTCACTCGAAAGCGCGACGACGCACGGTGA
- the rdfA gene encoding rod-determining factor RdfA, whose protein sequence is MAPEYGCKVDATIDRYDLETADPRHESLHDGLLARWTGDDGHSEVGYRRLTEWFNKRLLKRVYDEHGREAHEARIDADYEALTGDDDLVREETTERLSAAGIDGEALLEDMVSWGTMRTHLNDCLEGSKDRSGARTDWERDSVAVAREVVTEKVDEALSSLATKGELAGTDSSSVEVQIHLRCDECPTRVPLEVALDRGYVCDEHSETSANTETHA, encoded by the coding sequence ATGGCTCCCGAATACGGGTGTAAGGTCGACGCGACGATCGATCGCTACGATCTCGAGACGGCCGATCCTCGCCACGAGTCGCTACACGACGGCCTGCTCGCGCGCTGGACGGGGGACGACGGACACTCCGAGGTCGGCTATCGGCGCCTGACCGAGTGGTTCAACAAGCGACTCCTCAAGCGAGTCTACGACGAGCACGGGCGGGAGGCCCACGAGGCGCGGATCGACGCCGACTACGAGGCGTTGACCGGCGACGACGACCTGGTCCGCGAGGAGACGACAGAACGGCTCTCCGCGGCCGGAATCGACGGCGAGGCCCTCCTCGAGGACATGGTGTCCTGGGGGACGATGCGGACCCACCTGAACGACTGCCTGGAGGGGAGCAAAGATCGATCGGGCGCTCGCACCGACTGGGAGCGCGACAGCGTCGCCGTGGCCCGGGAGGTCGTCACCGAGAAGGTCGACGAGGCGCTCTCGTCGCTCGCGACGAAGGGCGAACTCGCCGGGACGGACTCGTCGTCCGTCGAGGTCCAGATTCACCTGCGATGCGACGAGTGCCCCACGCGAGTCCCGCTCGAGGTGGCGCTCGACCGCGGCTACGTTTGCGACGAGCACAGCGAGACGAGCGCGAACACGGAGACACACGCATGA
- a CDS encoding amidohydrolase family protein: MILNAGTLVTMNDEREVREEVHVVVEDGEIVDVADGFASGEDVVDARSEVVIPGLVNCHTHMYALPIRGAPLEASPRSFYEALVDIWWEVDEAFTMADARLSALGSCKEMLEGGVTAFCDNYSGPNTLPGGLDAVADGVAQTPIRGLIAFETTARNSRDEAMAGLDENRRFIDEEEGEYDRVTGHYCLHTLFTNPEEVVRECVDRATADDRPIQLHLEEGLVDVHRSIEEYGERPVHALESMGFFDADVIAAHCVHATDEEIEILAENDVAVAHNPYSNTNNAVGIANVEKMQDEDVTIGIGDDGWDPDMFETMRTAVGIHKLKQNDPSGFDMATALEWATIGSAAVMGMDDRIGSIETGKRGDFVTLDLGPNPVLRESAPYYVVSAASRADVTRTIVDGDVVYERGEGVHAVDGEDMAAVGAASADLWDRI; the protein is encoded by the coding sequence GTGATACTCAACGCAGGGACGCTCGTCACCATGAACGACGAGCGCGAGGTCAGAGAGGAGGTACACGTCGTCGTCGAGGACGGCGAAATCGTCGACGTCGCGGACGGATTCGCGTCGGGCGAGGATGTCGTCGACGCGCGTTCGGAGGTCGTCATCCCCGGGCTAGTCAACTGCCACACCCACATGTACGCGCTGCCGATCCGGGGTGCGCCGCTCGAGGCGTCGCCGCGGAGTTTCTACGAGGCGCTGGTCGACATCTGGTGGGAAGTAGACGAAGCGTTCACGATGGCGGACGCGCGCCTCTCGGCGCTCGGGTCGTGCAAAGAGATGCTCGAGGGCGGCGTCACCGCCTTCTGCGACAACTACTCCGGGCCGAACACCCTCCCGGGTGGGCTGGACGCCGTCGCCGACGGCGTCGCCCAGACGCCGATCCGCGGCCTGATCGCGTTCGAGACCACGGCGCGGAACTCGCGGGACGAAGCCATGGCGGGCCTCGACGAGAATCGACGGTTCATCGACGAGGAGGAAGGTGAGTACGATCGAGTGACCGGCCACTACTGCCTCCACACGCTGTTTACCAACCCGGAGGAGGTCGTCCGCGAGTGCGTCGATCGCGCGACCGCGGACGATCGGCCGATCCAGCTCCACCTCGAAGAGGGGCTGGTCGACGTCCACCGATCGATCGAGGAGTACGGCGAGCGCCCGGTCCACGCGCTCGAGTCGATGGGGTTCTTCGACGCCGACGTCATCGCCGCACACTGCGTCCACGCGACCGACGAGGAGATCGAGATCCTCGCCGAGAACGACGTCGCCGTGGCGCACAACCCCTACTCGAACACGAACAACGCGGTCGGGATCGCGAACGTCGAGAAGATGCAGGACGAGGACGTGACGATCGGCATCGGAGACGATGGCTGGGATCCCGACATGTTCGAGACGATGCGGACCGCCGTCGGGATCCACAAACTGAAGCAGAACGACCCGAGCGGATTCGACATGGCGACGGCGCTCGAGTGGGCGACGATCGGGAGCGCGGCCGTGATGGGGATGGACGACCGGATCGGGAGCATCGAGACGGGGAAGCGGGGCGACTTCGTCACCCTGGATCTCGGGCCGAACCCGGTCCTGCGAGAGAGCGCGCCCTACTACGTCGTCAGCGCGGCGAGTCGGGCCGACGTCACCCGGACGATCGTCGACGGGGACGTCGTCTACGAGCGCGGCGAGGGCGTCCACGCCGTCGACGGCGAGGACATGGCGGCGGTCGGTGCCGCGAGCGCCGACCTGTGGGACCGGATCTGA
- a CDS encoding 30S ribosomal protein S17e yields the protein MTSDPNDVMDIGNRLLKQYPNAFTTEFSANKQVVRNTTAVGSNRLRNRVAGYITRKKQSKCSSH from the coding sequence ATGACATCCGATCCCAACGACGTCATGGACATCGGTAATCGCCTCCTCAAGCAGTATCCGAACGCGTTCACGACCGAATTCAGCGCGAACAAGCAGGTCGTCCGGAACACGACCGCCGTCGGTTCGAACCGCCTCCGGAATCGCGTCGCCGGCTACATCACCCGGAAGAAACAGTCGAAGTGTAGTAGCCACTGA
- a CDS encoding inositol monophosphatase family protein has translation MIGRRLATTEALIVLVSPDSDEELETIERWGRERDLPVHAVDVGEDIDPVYDPGTEYLGVTLGGDGTYLEGVRQFSPRRIPILGINAGTLAFLASISPADLTDALTEAVDGTATIDQRQQLHVDADGVDCTGINDVMIEHVPPEDPVERKITRLEVFADEEFIGQYEGSGLAVSTPTGSTGVSLSAGGPIHYPKNNATLQIVPLHTHRLGVRPLVVDADTTVRVASGGPANLLVDGGRAQTTLDEDAIVTIEGAETRAHVVTTSYDDDFFTSVSEKLGWGVRDGKDDTGTVHVGSRGPQEQRESDLRERARRVATEAARATGPPLRELHGQTESIEYKTDKSDIVTEADYKAENIITTVIESEFPDHGIRSEETVQRTGASEYTWSIDPLDGTGNFAHGNPNYSVSIALLEDDDPVVGVVYAPETDEMFSAIRGEGATLDGKPLSTTDRTSLDECMLLSGYDPDGTFLSHSYHEARGVRRLGSAALNLCYLAAGSADAVWEYDTYPWDVNAGLVVARAAGATVTNAAGDPYDPNGPIDARNELLGSNGPLHETLLAHLQDAETLQPSASSATD, from the coding sequence ATGATTGGACGACGACTGGCCACGACGGAAGCGCTCATCGTCCTCGTCAGCCCCGACAGCGACGAGGAACTCGAAACGATCGAACGGTGGGGTCGCGAACGCGACCTGCCGGTCCACGCGGTCGACGTGGGCGAGGACATCGACCCGGTCTACGACCCCGGAACGGAGTACCTCGGGGTCACCCTCGGCGGCGACGGCACCTACCTCGAGGGCGTCCGGCAGTTCAGCCCCAGACGGATCCCGATCCTCGGGATCAACGCCGGCACGCTCGCCTTCCTCGCGAGCATCTCGCCGGCGGACCTCACCGACGCGCTGACCGAGGCCGTCGACGGAACGGCGACGATCGATCAGCGCCAGCAGTTACACGTCGACGCCGACGGCGTCGATTGTACGGGCATCAACGACGTGATGATCGAACACGTGCCGCCGGAGGACCCGGTCGAGCGCAAGATCACGCGCCTCGAGGTGTTCGCCGACGAGGAGTTCATCGGCCAGTACGAGGGGAGCGGTCTCGCCGTCTCGACGCCGACGGGCTCGACCGGCGTATCGCTCTCCGCCGGCGGTCCGATTCACTACCCGAAGAACAACGCCACGCTCCAGATCGTGCCGCTTCACACCCACCGGCTCGGTGTCCGTCCCCTCGTCGTCGACGCGGACACGACCGTTCGCGTCGCCTCGGGCGGCCCGGCGAACCTGCTCGTCGACGGCGGCCGCGCCCAGACGACGCTCGACGAGGACGCCATCGTCACGATCGAGGGTGCCGAGACGCGGGCTCACGTCGTGACCACGAGTTACGACGACGACTTCTTCACCTCCGTCTCGGAGAAACTCGGCTGGGGCGTCCGCGACGGCAAGGACGATACGGGCACGGTGCACGTGGGATCTCGCGGGCCCCAGGAGCAACGCGAGTCCGATCTCCGTGAGCGAGCGAGACGGGTCGCCACGGAAGCCGCCCGCGCGACCGGGCCCCCGCTTCGTGAACTCCACGGACAGACGGAGTCGATCGAGTACAAGACCGACAAGTCGGACATCGTCACCGAGGCGGACTACAAGGCCGAGAACATCATCACGACGGTCATCGAGAGCGAGTTTCCCGACCACGGCATCCGATCGGAGGAGACCGTCCAGCGGACGGGCGCGAGCGAGTACACGTGGTCGATCGACCCGCTGGACGGGACCGGAAACTTCGCCCACGGGAATCCCAACTACTCGGTCTCGATCGCCCTCCTCGAGGACGACGACCCCGTCGTCGGCGTCGTGTACGCCCCCGAAACGGACGAGATGTTCAGCGCGATCCGCGGGGAGGGAGCGACGCTCGACGGCAAACCCCTCTCGACGACCGATCGGACCAGCCTCGACGAGTGCATGCTCCTCTCGGGGTACGATCCCGACGGGACGTTCCTCTCGCACAGCTATCACGAAGCGCGGGGCGTCCGCCGACTCGGGTCGGCCGCGCTGAACCTCTGTTACCTCGCGGCCGGCAGCGCGGACGCCGTCTGGGAGTACGACACCTACCCGTGGGACGTCAACGCCGGCCTCGTCGTCGCCCGGGCGGCCGGCGCGACGGTGACGAACGCCGCGGGCGACCCCTACGATCCGAACGGCCCGATCGACGCGCGAAACGAACTGCTCGGGTCGAACGGCCCGCTCCACGAGACGCTGCTCGCACACCTCCAGGACGCGGAGACGCTCCAGCCCTCCGCCTCGAGCGCGACCGACTAA